The DNA region TTCTATTTCTAATTACTAGGATGGCTGGTGATATTTCCAAGACAAGTGAAATAGTAGAAGCACTCGACTACACTGTCTATCATCAGTTTAAGTATTACTGCAGACCAGTCATGAAGCAACATTCCCAGAATTGAAAATTAATGCTCTTTATGGAACAGTCTACAAACACACACATAGAATATACATGATTCATCGGATACACTATGTCAAAGTGATAGTAATTAGTTGTTCATAAAATTCATCTGTTTTAGATATTTATTACTGCTTAAATAGTGTTGTCAGTAAAAGTATCACTCATTTGTAAAAACGACCTCACTAGATTATTCATACTCTTATTGTATGATACTTCTCTTCATCTTTAGTTGTCAGTCAGTTTTTTGAATGACAACACAATGTTTATATTAGAGTAGAACATTATCAACTACTTCACTCGTTATCATTAATTTAAGTGTCAACGCAAACCAGTCATGAAGCAACATATCGAATTTAGAGGGAACAAATTACAAACCACACGTGTTTACACTGTTGCTCAAGACGATTGGAAGACTGCATTTTCTCAGAGTTTCTATCAAAACAAGACTGTGTTACTTAAGTATTCTAAGTTAGCAAGCGATATTCTCAGTAAGAAATCAATCCCTGAAGCGTTGAACGATGAGAGCATTATCACTAGACGAATGTCTATGACGAGGTTAGACAAGAATAGGGACACTGGAAAACTTACAAACGCCACTAAATGTTAGCACTTCCAATGACAGTTTGTTATAAGCTCTGACTCAACCAGTAGCATTCGAGTATACAGTCTGCACAAGGATGCTGTACTGTGGTGAGCTTTTAATTGACAGACAGTCCCATAAAATCTTGCAACCAACAGAATCGAACGCTGCCTCAAGGTAGAGAAATAGAACTGTGGTTAGGAATCAGTAGGTTTGTCTGTATTCCAAAATTTGATGAGGAGCAACTGTTTGGTATACGCAAATACTCTAGGGTCTAAAGACAGTCTGGTTTTCTTGAGTATGATCTTCACGGACTCTAGTGGTTATCACACAAGAGGATTTTGTTTGTGTTAACTGGAACGATCAGTGGTTAAAATCAATTGGCATTATGTCCAATTAGAAGATTATGGGTAAGATATTAGTAAGTCCATCTGTTAAGAATAGACGACTATTTCAGATGGTATGTCTCAACTAATCAAGTTAAGGAATGTTCAAATCCCATCAACGAACTTTGAACGCTTACCTAGTTCTTTGTGTCTAATCTCAGCACTACCCACTCCGTGGTCTTGACAATCATCAGTTTTACGAATAAGTCGCCTACTTTAAAGACCACGTTTCACAACCGTAAAGTAGATAGAGCGAGCTGATGTGCAGCATACTCGACCTTTGGTTAGCAAGTGGAGATCTCGAGCAAGCGAGAGATGATTTAAGTTGGCAAAGACTAatcgagctttctgaatccattTCAAGGGCTTTTGAGACCTCCAAGATGAGTTAAGTAGTCACTACACTCTACCACTTCAATGCTTATCGTTAGCGTAGACGTTGGCCCACACCAGTGAaatcatataaatgaataatcttCATGAACAGATATCCGCTCCACATAACTGCGAATCTATGACAACTTTTGAAAAGAGTATATCCTTAAATCCTGGATTACTGATTAGTCTTTTCATAACATTGCtcgtttataataaaataatcaagtaatGCTGAATTTATGGGCGAACTAATTGTTAGAACTGGTAAGTCTTGATGAGGCTTAAAATTTATAACTGGGATTGTTGGCTTTGTTGTCTCTACACTCGGACCCCTGCTTAGCTATGTGGAGATGTGGAGGTTTTCTAGTTTTTGCGTGTGATAACTCACTGATACTGGCGCATTAATTCCGTCTCCTGCGCCAAATTTTCAAAGTAATGTACAATATTCGTTCTGTCCACTTCATTTTTTTCTCTTGActcttaattatttttctagTTTTCATTATTGCTGGTAAAGTCGTTCACCCATCGTTGTTTTACCTGTTCGTTAATTTGCCGTTGCTCTGAAATACAACAAGTGAGACCAATGCATATTTGCACCAGGTCCTTTGGTATTGGTATCTATTTGTCATTGATTATCTCTGGTGGTTACAGTTTCGAAAATTAGTTTTCAGAATCCCGTCGTAGTTGATTGGAATTTTAAATTGACATTTGGAGTGCTCAAATGTCTAGGTATAAATAATTTGCCCAGGTCAGCATGCCATCACCAACATATTGTCATTAAATATGATATAAAAATGTTCTGTGGTTGCTAGTTTGAAGATCCTCCATCTTAAAGCAGCAAAATATCTGACTTCATAAAACAGTGATATGTgaatttagttatttttaaaagtatttcgtatgatactgttttggcatactATTTTAAGTGAATTCCAAGGCTTAAGGTGATTTGTAGCTGGTAGTTATAACGTAGTTTCATGATTGCGTCTCATTCTCTTAATGTTACATTGCTTTTCGTGAATTGAACTTTGAACTTCACGTTTTTAGGTTGAGAGCATTATAGACAGACGAGTTCGCCGTGGTCGCGTGGAGTACCGTGTTAGATGGAAGGGGTTTCCTCCGGAGCAAGATTCTTGGGAACCCTTCACCAGTCTTCGCGAACCATGCCTTTCATTAATTCAAGACTTTCACATCCGTTACCGCCAACTTCATCATGGAAAAAGGCGTTACTCTCTACCCTTGGTTTCTCGTAGTAAGCTTTTGAAGTGTGAAACAGATGAATTTCATGACATGTCTgtaaaattagaaaaagataGCGATGACGACTTAGCTGCAGACAAGAGCAGTATTTCGTCTACCAAAAGCCAACCACCTCCACTTCCTTTTAAGTTAGGTAAGAGAAATACTGTACGGCCAACGTCGCGTCGTTCTGCTCCAAGTTCAGTAGCCTTAAGTTCGACTAGTTTCTTTTCGTTACAACCGGGAACTTATTCTGGTCACTCGTCATCCCTTCCGAGTTCTGAGTCCAGTGTTTCTCAAACACCATTAGTCTGCGATCCAGGTGCGTTGTTGAACATCCAAACACTTGACCGTTCAGATCATACGGTACACCCAGATAATGATTGGGTTCCCTGTGAAGTTTCTGGTGCTTCAACTGGTTCACTATCTAGTCCTAATACAATTCAGGCTGAAGATGACTGTAAAGTTCCCATGGATAGAGTTCCTGTTGCCGGACTTTCTAAAAATAACTGCGGAGATACTTCACAACGATTACAAAAAACATCAAGATCACTTCCTGACCAATCAAACCGTAATACTCCCAAGTCGAGCAAACGCAAATTGCAGCCCAATGATGGTGCTGGTAAACAAAATGATTCAGCATCTGCAAATCAGCAAGTCTCTCAAAACTTCCTGAAGGGAGATAAGAATGTAGGTAACTTCACTACCTCTGATACCCAAGAAAATTCTATCCTCGGGCAAACACGTAAATCTGTTACGATTATGCTAAAGGCTTCTCCCACACATGAGTTTCAGAGCACTAGATCTCTCCACCGCAGTAATTCACCAAACTCTAAATCTCTTCCTACTACTGCCTCTAAACCGGTTTCCAAAAAGCGTGTTCAGCCTACTAGTGCAACTTCAAAGCCGGAACTAGATGTTGACGCTTCCGAATCCCTACCATCACGTGAAGATCAATCtctcatatctgattctatcaTATCAAAAGTCATGAATATCGTTGTTCATCTGAAAAACTTAAGAAGACGCCCTGTACAAGAGATTGTCCTGGCACTTTGCCAAAAGCACCATAGTATTCCTGAAAGCCTCGTTTTATCTTCTCTAGACATCTTAGTTACACGAGGTCACTTACACCGTGTTGAGTCAGCCAAGGGTATATCTTATCGTTCCAACCCTTTTGTTGTGGCTCGGGGGGACCTAAAGAAACCTGCATCTCTATCAGCCAAAATTAAAGCCAAATATAATGGTGGAGTGAATGGAAAACGACCCAAGTGCACGACGTCTGCTGTACCTGAGCCTAAACGACCGGATTCAGTGGAGTCACCAAGCCATTCTTTATCTAAAATTGCACGAACTGATCCATCAACCAATGTTCACCAGCGCTCTAGTCGGAGATCTGTAACATATGGATCAGTGGCTTCTGAAAAATCCAATACGCACTGTTCTTGTTATTCAGATATCAATGGAAAAATCTATTTCAATCAGTCTTCTGTTATTGTGGATGATGTACAAGTAAATCAGGATCATACCATACATCTTAACGGAGGAGATTATTCAATGAGTGTTAAATCACCACCAAGTATGTAGTTCTTTTTTTCCTATCTTGGATAATTTCTCCACAATATTCTAGTGTTAGgtaaaatattgatttgaacGTTGTCTAGTCACACCTACACATTAGTTCACTGTATCTCACGGAATGAATGCAAAAAGTAAATTTTGAACGTTACCATTATTTGGAACTAAAAAGAGTTTACAGTTTAAAAGCTGTTAGTTTGTAATCGATCCCTTGATTTGTGCTCAAAAAGTTGGTTGaatagtgttataacttgtgccctgtgtcctattaatgtataacgtaatgataccgccaattagagaacagtgatttatcgaccggaccaatgacgcataaaacccatacgagcagtctagagtctttaccGGTTCTTCTTTCTGCCTAACCCtgtctgttaagtccagaacactaatctcagcctctgcgatatgaataatttatttcaaacatactgggtttatataccaaccaaatagaccacatcgtacctcaaaatagaaaacagcatttgtacaagatttggctaaatgtggctatgaatgtgggagacagtaattgatagactgggcataactcaaaaatggtaaatcgtataataatagttcataggtcaaaataaagcttatgataagaggaacacgaatatgaatagtttggaTATttgacaattatacgataaagaTATACGTATATTATTAGTCCCAAAATAGATCCCGACAGTTGCcaatcattattctcatcggtaTATAGCAAATAGCCCCTTCTTAAAGGCAGATACTTCTACCCGTTCTT from Schistosoma haematobium chromosome ZW, whole genome shotgun sequence includes:
- the CDYL2_1 gene encoding Chromodomain Y-like protein 2 (EggNog:ENOG410VCZR~COG:I) produces the protein MKQSESEEHNIYLVESIIDRRVRRGRVEYRVRWKGFPPEQDSWEPFTSLREPCLSLIQDFHIRYRQLHHGKRRYSLPLVSRSKLLKCETDEFHDMSVKLEKDSDDDLAADKSSISSTKSQPPPLPFKLGKRNTVRPTSRRSAPSSVALSSTSFFSLQPGTYSGHSSSLPSSESSVSQTPLVCDPGALLNIQTLDRSDHTVHPDNDWVPCEVSGASTGSLSSPNTIQAEDDCKVPMDRVPVAGLSKNNCGDTSQRLQKTSRSLPDQSNRNTPKSSKRKLQPNDGAGKQNDSASANQQVSQNFLKGDKNVGNFTTSDTQENSILGQTRKSVTIMLKASPTHEFQSTRSLHRSNSPNSKSLPTTASKPVSKKRVQPTSATSKPELDVDASESLPSREDQSLISDSIISKVMNIVVHLKNLRRRPVQEIVLALCQKHHSIPESLVLSSLDILVTRGHLHRVESAKGISYRSNPFVVARGDLKKPASLSAKIKAKYNGGVNGKRPKCTTSAVPEPKRPDSVESPSHSLSKIARTDPSTNVHQRSSRRSVTYGSVASEKSNTHCSCYSDINGKIYFNQSSVIVDDVQVNQDHTIHLNGGDYSMSVKSPPNILQQGTKIFIVPPASPLNETTFESQMNNLPFHRSEQPNQSSCNNLSSTSGSNLDSSSIPQTNSRRSNRQVDGYKFKSIWVKKNVQGGFTEVWLQSPGSFLKNGFTIQVLEELTIVLNRATHDTSRLIMISGTGTVFSSGIDLTTITGDLLRSAFIGPSSCDSSRSSSSSSANVFASRNSNHHKIGADNSKSHHSDNTNCSFSQTNYDSNLNSSSHRNANRVHSFFCSPNASNVGRLAAALRSFLLALVSFPKPVVVGVNGPALGLAVAILPLCDIVYISDSATFYMPYTRLGQIPEGASTYTLNSLVGMPLANELLLAGRKLSAREALQRGLASDLLFPKSFKQELLLRCRKLAENSCMSLEITKCMMKMQHRERIEYVINAECKKLLECWQTAEFRCTAMEFILNEMDDFV